The Methanocaldococcus infernus ME region TTGTCAGGATTGGTTTATCAGCCACTATCTCCCCACTGGAGGAGATAGCTAAGTTCTTAGTTGGAGTTGGTAGAGATTGTTATATAGTAGATGTTAGCTACAGAAAGGAGATAGAGATTAAAGTCTTATCTCCAGTTGATGACTTTATCTACACTCCAACAGAGGAGATAACCAAAAAACTTTATAGTTTATTAAAAAAGCTTATAGAAGAGCATAAAACTGTCCTTATCTTCACAAACACAAGAGGAGCTGCTGAGAGGGTAGCTTTTCACTTGAAACAGTTAGGCATTAAAGGAGTTGGAACTCATCACTCCTCTTTAAGTAGAGAGGTTAGGTTAGAAGTTGAAGAAAAATTAAAAAGAGGAGAGTTAAAGGTTGTTTGTACTTCAACCTCTTTAGAGTTGGGAATTGATATAGGAAGTATAGACTTAGTTATCCTCTTAGGCTCTCCTAAGAGTGTGGCAAGAGCCTTACAAAGGATAGGGAGGAGTGGGCATAGATTACATGAGAAGAGTAAAGGGATTATTATAGCCTTTGATAGGGATGACTTGATTGAAAATACTGTCTTAGCCTATGATGCAAGAACTGGGAAGATAGATAAGGTTAAGATTCCAAGAAACTGCTTAGATGTTCTCTCTCAGCATATTGTTGGGATGGCTTTAGAGAAGGTTTGGAATGTAGATGAAGCTTACAATTTGGTTAAAAGAGCTTACCCATACAAAGATTTAAGTAAAGAAGATTTTTTAGATGTTTTAAAATATTTATCTGGAAGTATTGAGGAGAGGAGAGTTTATTCAAAAATTTGGTTTGATGGAGAGAAGTTTGGAAAGAAGGGGAGAGCGAGGGTTATTTACTTTATGAATGTTGGAACTATCCCAGATGAAACAGCTGTTGAAGTTTATGAAAATAATAAGCTTGTTGGAGAGGTTGAGGAAGAGTTTGCTGAGAAGTTGATGAAAGGAGACATCTTTGTCTTGGGGGGGAAAACTTATAAGTTCTTAGGAGGGAGAGGAAATAGAATTAGAGTTAGGGAAGTTTATAATGAGAAGCCAACCATTCCAGCATGGTTTTCTGAGCAGTTGCCCTTAGCTTATGACTTGGCATTAGATGTTGAGAGGTTTAGAGGAGAGGCTAAAAATATTTCTATAGATGAATTAATAGAGAAGTATGAGATTGATGAAAAGGCTGGGAAAGCTATAAAGGGATATATTGAAGAGCAAGATAGATATGCAATAGTTCCTACTGAGGAAGAGATGTTAATAGAGAGCTTTGAGGAAGAGAAGAGAAGATACTATATATTTCACTTTGTAGCTGGGAGAAGGGCAAATGAGGCAATAGCAAGGGCTTTTGCTAACTATGTGAGTAAGGTTAAGAGGGCTAATGTTAGAATAATGGTTAATGACTATTCCTTTGCCTTAGTACTTTCTAAGA contains the following coding sequences:
- a CDS encoding ATP-dependent helicase yields the protein MTIKYLEREYSDEEIYEILEEPVRVWFKSKYKSFTPPQRYAIKEIHEKKNVLICSPTGSGKTLSAFLAGINELIKLSMEKKLEDKVYIIYISPLRALNNDIERNLKEPLKEICETAKNLGIELDEIRVAVRTSDTTSHQKQKMLKKPPHILITTPESLAISLNSPKFSQLLKDVKYVIVDEIHALTNKRGVHLSLSLERLNRISNFVRIGLSATISPLEEIAKFLVGVGRDCYIVDVSYRKEIEIKVLSPVDDFIYTPTEEITKKLYSLLKKLIEEHKTVLIFTNTRGAAERVAFHLKQLGIKGVGTHHSSLSREVRLEVEEKLKRGELKVVCTSTSLELGIDIGSIDLVILLGSPKSVARALQRIGRSGHRLHEKSKGIIIAFDRDDLIENTVLAYDARTGKIDKVKIPRNCLDVLSQHIVGMALEKVWNVDEAYNLVKRAYPYKDLSKEDFLDVLKYLSGSIEERRVYSKIWFDGEKFGKKGRARVIYFMNVGTIPDETAVEVYENNKLVGEVEEEFAEKLMKGDIFVLGGKTYKFLGGRGNRIRVREVYNEKPTIPAWFSEQLPLAYDLALDVERFRGEAKNISIDELIEKYEIDEKAGKAIKGYIEEQDRYAIVPTEEEMLIESFEEEKRRYYIFHFVAGRRANEAIARAFANYVSKVKRANVRIMVNDYSFALVLSKSRRLSKELLGQLFNIDLLSNLKESIERSEIIKRRFRHVATRGFLILRRYLNKKISVERQQFNAEALLEYCKKVNHPLYRETIREILEDYLDIENALNYYEKVKERKIIYKKLSSPSPFAFNLVVMASSDVIFMEDKRKMILELHKKVLEAIKGKK